One Faecalicatena sp. Marseille-Q4148 DNA window includes the following coding sequences:
- a CDS encoding cysteine-rich VLP protein, translating into MSSRPPRELTRDQRAAIRKQVTKCCANYDNQDQLCLPLDCPCYMLQKWWTGSYCRYFREAVLPADPALESAITGEDTSMRQKTCPVCGRAYLPTTSQAYCSDMCRVSARRKYERERKRRERRNK; encoded by the coding sequence ATGAGCAGCCGGCCGCCACGGGAACTGACACGCGACCAGCGGGCGGCGATCCGAAAGCAGGTAACAAAATGCTGCGCCAACTATGACAATCAGGACCAGCTCTGTCTGCCTTTGGACTGCCCCTGTTACATGCTGCAGAAATGGTGGACCGGTTCTTACTGCCGGTATTTCCGGGAGGCGGTGCTGCCGGCTGACCCGGCGCTGGAATCCGCTATTACCGGGGAGGACACGTCCATGAGGCAGAAAACCTGTCCGGTCTGCGGCAGGGCGTATCTTCCCACCACCAGCCAGGCGTATTGTTCCGATATGTGCCGGGTATCTGCCAGGCGGAAGTATGAGCGGGAACGAAAGCGGCGGGAACGCCGGAATAAGTAG
- a CDS encoding DNA topoisomerase 3 codes for MKLVIAEKPSVAMSLAAVLGANEKKDGYLEGGGYLVSWCIGHLLELAQPEAYGEQYARWRYADLPILPETWKYEVPKDKKKQLALLCRLMKDKGVDSVVCATDAGREGELIFRLVYEHAGCKKPMERLWISSMEDAAIRDGFEHLRPGSDYDTLYDVAVCRAGADWLVGINATRLFSVLYGVTLNVGRVMSPTLALLVQREADIGAFVSRPFYVPEITCGGFTASGEKLAEKAEADTIRIECDKQATSVQSVEKQVKTVQTPHLYDLTTLQRECNRIYGYTAQQTLDYVQSLYEKKLATYPRTDSQYLSEDMQATAASLVLWLRGNMPFGKGCAGEPDIDRVTDGSKVTDHHAIIPTVEIARTDLSELPSGERDVLTLIAARLLSATAQTHRFEAVTAVLDCQGYLFTAKGKTVLQAGWKEVERLYRMGLKESGPEDGGDTDASLPMLQEGQIFETVSAGVREGKTSPPKHYTEDSLLAAMETAGAEDMPEDAERKGLGTPATRAATLEKLVSTGFVQRKKKQLIPTEKGTNLIAVLPDNIKSPILTAEWESRLKQVERGELSAESFMEGIADMSRALVKEHTAPEERFASLFPDAKGKAHEAVGVCPRCGAPVYEGKKGFFCDNRECSFALWKDNKFFSSKKKSITKSVAAALLKEGRVSMSGLYSEKTGKTYDAVVILDDTGDKYVNFKLEFPAKKGRRK; via the coding sequence ATGAAGTTGGTAATTGCGGAAAAGCCCTCTGTCGCCATGTCGCTGGCGGCGGTATTAGGTGCGAATGAGAAAAAAGACGGCTATCTGGAGGGCGGCGGCTATCTGGTGAGCTGGTGCATAGGGCACCTTCTGGAACTGGCACAGCCGGAGGCTTACGGGGAACAGTATGCCAGATGGCGTTACGCTGACCTGCCTATCCTGCCGGAAACATGGAAATATGAGGTCCCAAAGGATAAAAAGAAACAGCTTGCCCTTCTGTGCCGGCTGATGAAGGACAAAGGGGTGGATTCCGTGGTGTGCGCAACAGACGCCGGGCGTGAGGGTGAGCTGATCTTCCGTCTGGTCTACGAACACGCTGGATGTAAGAAACCAATGGAACGCCTCTGGATTTCCAGTATGGAGGATGCTGCGATCCGGGACGGCTTTGAACACCTGCGCCCCGGAAGTGATTACGATACACTCTATGATGTGGCGGTCTGCCGGGCCGGGGCTGACTGGCTGGTTGGGATTAACGCTACCCGGCTTTTCTCTGTCCTGTACGGGGTCACGCTGAATGTGGGCCGTGTGATGTCGCCCACCCTGGCGCTGCTGGTACAGCGGGAGGCGGATATTGGGGCATTTGTAAGCAGGCCGTTCTATGTGCCGGAGATTACCTGCGGCGGGTTTACCGCCTCCGGTGAAAAGCTGGCTGAAAAAGCCGAAGCCGACACAATCCGTATAGAGTGCGATAAACAGGCCACTTCGGTACAGTCCGTGGAAAAGCAGGTCAAGACCGTGCAGACGCCCCACCTCTATGACCTGACGACTTTACAGCGGGAATGTAACCGTATCTATGGCTATACCGCCCAACAGACCCTTGACTATGTGCAGTCCCTTTATGAGAAAAAGCTGGCAACCTATCCCCGGACGGACAGCCAGTATCTCTCCGAGGATATGCAGGCAACCGCCGCTTCCCTGGTCCTCTGGCTGCGGGGAAATATGCCTTTTGGAAAGGGATGCGCCGGGGAGCCGGATATTGACCGTGTAACGGATGGCAGCAAAGTGACCGACCACCACGCGATCATCCCTACAGTGGAGATTGCCCGGACGGATCTATCGGAGCTTCCTTCCGGGGAGCGGGATGTGCTGACGCTGATTGCTGCAAGGCTCCTTTCTGCCACGGCACAGACGCACCGGTTCGAGGCGGTGACGGCGGTTCTGGACTGCCAGGGGTATTTGTTTACGGCAAAGGGAAAAACCGTTTTACAGGCCGGATGGAAAGAGGTGGAACGCCTCTACCGCATGGGATTGAAAGAATCCGGGCCGGAGGATGGCGGCGACACGGACGCTTCCCTCCCTATGCTGCAGGAAGGACAGATTTTTGAAACGGTCTCTGCCGGCGTCCGGGAGGGCAAGACTTCCCCGCCGAAACACTATACCGAAGATTCCCTTCTGGCGGCAATGGAGACAGCCGGTGCGGAAGATATGCCGGAAGATGCCGAGCGAAAAGGTTTAGGCACCCCGGCCACCCGTGCGGCCACGCTGGAAAAGCTGGTCTCCACCGGATTTGTGCAGCGGAAGAAAAAGCAGCTTATCCCCACGGAGAAAGGCACAAACCTGATTGCTGTACTGCCGGACAACATCAAATCACCGATTCTGACCGCAGAATGGGAATCCAGGCTGAAACAGGTGGAACGGGGCGAACTTTCCGCAGAATCATTCATGGAAGGGATTGCAGATATGAGCCGTGCGCTGGTAAAGGAGCATACCGCCCCGGAGGAACGCTTTGCTTCCCTGTTTCCCGACGCAAAGGGAAAAGCGCATGAGGCTGTCGGCGTCTGCCCCCGCTGCGGCGCCCCGGTATATGAGGGCAAAAAGGGATTCTTCTGTGATAACCGGGAATGCTCTTTTGCCCTCTGGAAAGACAATAAATTCTTTTCCAGTAAGAAAAAATCCATTACAAAATCTGTGGCGGCGGCTCTTTTGAAAGAGGGCCGCGTTTCCATGTCCGGGCTTTACAGCGAAAAAACGGGGAAAACCTATGACGCGGTAGTGATCCTGGATGATACCGGGGATAAGTATGTGAATTTCAAGTTGGAATTTCCGGCAAAGAAAGGCAGGCGCAAATGA
- a CDS encoding DUF3789 domain-containing protein, which translates to MWNILIHFLTFTGGMSAGVVLMCLLQSGKQADEEFEQLQRRTEQ; encoded by the coding sequence ATGTGGAACATACTTATACACTTCCTGACATTCACAGGAGGGATGTCTGCCGGCGTTGTGCTGATGTGCCTTTTACAGTCCGGAAAACAGGCGGACGAAGAATTTGAACAACTGCAAAGGAGGACGGAACAATGA